A single Mus caroli chromosome 15, CAROLI_EIJ_v1.1, whole genome shotgun sequence DNA region contains:
- the Fignl2 gene encoding putative fidgetin-like protein 2, producing MHWTPEHAQPLNQWPEQHLDVSSTTPSPAHKLELPPGGRQRCHYAWAHDDISALTASNLLKRYAEKYSGVLDYERPGLGSYGDAAFLNGAKGDPEPWPGPEPPYPLASLHEGLPGAKAAGAGGFAGLGGSPVVAGNLTEPLYTGNACGGPSAATEYAAGYGGGYLASGYCAQTSAALAPPPPPALLQPAPPPGYGPSAPLYNYPAAGYAAQPGYGALPPPAAPPAPYLPSGLAAPTPLPAPAPPRPAPYGFPAAAEGVSLKRKAVDEGAEARYRKYAYEPAKAPAADGASYPAADDAECRGNGFRTKPPGATEDGTGKYGGGGPLKVLGSPAYAPQLEPFDKFPERVPAAHGGFAEPSGEPAKGVDPGALELVSSKMVDCGPPVQWADVAGQGALKAALEEELLWPLLRPPACPGSALPPRTVLFFGPRGCGKALLGRCLATRLGATLLRLRGAGLAASGAVEGARLLQAAFAAARCRPPAVLLISELDALLPARDDGASLRAPLLTCLDGSCGARADGVLVVGTTSRPAALDEATRRRFALRFYVALPDGAARGQILQRALAQQGCALNERELAALVQGTQGFSGGELGQLCQQAAAEAGLSGLQRPLSYKDMEAALAKVGSRAPSKELDSLVEWDKMYGSGH from the coding sequence CCACTACGCTTGGGCACACGACGACATTTCCGCCCTCACAGCCTCCAACCTCCTCAAGCGCTACGCCGAGAAGTATTCCGGAGTCCTGGACTACGAGCGCCCGGGCCTGGGCAGCTACGGTGACGCCGCCTTCCTCAACGGTGCCAAAGGGGACCCGGAGCCCTGGCCCGGGCCGGAGCCACCTTACCCTCTAGCCTCGCTCCACGAAGGCCTCCCGGGAGCCAAGGCGGCTGGCGCGGGTGGCTTCGCCGGCCTCGGGGGCTCCCCGGTAGTAGCTGGGAACCTGACTGAGCCGCTGTACACGGGCAACGCGTGCGGGGGGCCGTCGGCGGCCACTGAGTACGCGGCGGGCTACGGAGGCGGGTACCTGGCGTCCGGCTACTGCGCGCAGACGAGCGCCGCGCTCGCCCCGCCTCCCCCGCCTGCGCTGCTGCAGCCAGCGCCGCCGCCCGGCTACGGCCCCTCGGCGCCGCTCTACAACTACCCGGCGGCCGGCTACGCGGCGCAGCCCGGCTACGGGGCGCTCCCGCCGCCCGCCGCGCCGCCCGCGCCCTACTTGCCCTCCGGGCTGGCGGCGCCCACGCCCCTGCCCGCGCCCGCGCCACCCCGGCCCGCGCCCTACGGCTTCCCCGCGGCCGCCGAGGGCGTGTCCCTGAAGCGCAAGGCGGTGGACGAGGGCGCGGAGGCCCGCTACCGCAAGTACGCTTACGAGCCGGCCAAGGCCCCCGCGGCCGACGGCGCCTCCTACCCCGCCGCGGACGATGCCGAGTGTCGGGGCAACGGGTTCCGTACGAAGCCACCCGGGGCGACGGAGGATGGGACCGGCAAGTACGGCGGCGGCGGCCCTCTCAAGGTCCTGGGCTCCCCCGCCTACGCGCCGCAGCTCGAGCCCTTTGACAAGTTCCCGGAGCGGGTTCCGGCCGCCCACGGAGGCTTCGCGGAGCCGTCGGGGGAGCCCGCCAAGGGCGTGGATCCGGGGGCGCTGGAGCTGGTGAGCAGCAAGATGGTAGACTGCGGGCCCCCGGTGCAGTGGGCGGACGTGGCGGGCCAGGGCGCGCTCAAGGCGGCCCTAGAGGAGGAGCTGCTGTGGCCCTTGCTGAGGCCGCCCGCCTGTCCCGGCAGCGCGCTCCCGCCACGGACGGTGCTGTTCTTCGGGCCCCGCGGCTGCGGTAAGGCGCTGCTGGGGCGCTGCCTCGCCACCCGGCTAGGTGCCACGCTGCTGCGCCTGCGCGGAGCCGGCCTGGCGGCCTCGGGCGCCGTCGAGGGCGCGCGCCTCCTGCAGGCGGCCTTTGCTGCTGCGCGCTGCCGCCCGCCCGCGGTGCTGCTCATCAGCGAGCTGGACGCGCTGCTGCCGGCGCGGGACGACGGCGCTTCCCTGCGGGCGCCTCTACTGACCTGCCTAGACGGCAGCTGCGGCGCGCGCGCCGACGGCGTGCTGGTGGTGGGTACCACCTCGCGGCCGGCGGCCCTGGACGAAGCCACCCGCCGGCGGTTCGCGCTGCGCTTCTACGTGGCGCTGCCCGACGGCGCTGCGCGCGGGCAGATCCTGCAGAGGGCGCTGGCTCAGCAGGGCTGTGCGCTGAACGAGCGGGAGCTGGCCGCCCTGGTGCAGGGAACTCAGGGCTTTTCTGGGGGCGAGCTGGGGCAGTTGTGCCAGCAGGCAGCAGCCGAGGCGGGCCTCTCCGGACTGCAGAGGCCCCTCTCCTACAAAGACATGGAGGCTGCTCTAGCCAAGGTGGGCTCTCGGGCTCCCTCCAAGGAGCTGGACTCGTTAGTTGAGTGGGACAAAATGTATGGCTCCGGACACTGA